GAGGCGAATTCACCGCGCGTGCTGCATTCGCCCAAAGCACGGGATTAACCCACGCAAAGGCGCAAGGGCGCAAAAAGGGGATCAGCCGGATGAACCCTACGATTAGCCCCGACGACACGGTTTTGCATCCGGCATCAGTGCCTGCATTGCAGGCACGGCAATATTCCGATTTGGACAATCGCCCGACCATCCTGTAGGAAGAGGAATGTTTAAGTTGCTCAGATTATGGGTCTTGTTGCTTGAGGCAACGGTGATGGCCGGCGGCCTGGCGTGGGGGGCCGAGCATGACTCGCGCGGGCCGTCAGGCACGACGTTTGTCCTTTGGCAATTGCCGAACCAAACCCACAGCCAGATCATGTCCTATGTCCTGCGAACGGTGGGCGGGAAGGTGATTGTGCTCGATGGCGGCACTTCTGGAGATGCGGCCTACTTGAAGGGGTTCCTTGCGGCCCTGGGCAACGAAGTCGAGGCGTGGTTCATCACTCATGCGCACGATGACCATTTCGGCGCCTTGACCCAGTTGGCCGGCGATAAGGAAGCGCCGCGCATCAAGAAGATCTACGGGTCGCTGCCAACCCTGGAGTGGGTGGCGGCAACGGGTTACGGAGCGCAGGATGCCAAACCATATGAGCAGTTCCTGGAGACCCTGCGCAAAGCGAACCAGCCCATCCTCGAGCTTTCACCCGGTCAGGAAATGGTGATGGACCGCCTGCGCTTCGAGGTGCTCGGCGTCCGCAACCTCGAGATCACAAACAACGCCATCAACAACTCGAGCCTGGTCTTGCGGGTCTCCGACAAGGCCAAGTCAGTCCTCTTCACCGCCGATCTCGGCGTCGAGGGCGGGCGCAAGCTGCTGAACTCGCCCCTTGCCGGGCGCCTGCGCGCGGATTATGTCCAGATGGCCCATCACGGACAAACTGGAGTTGACGAAGCGTTCTATCGGGCGGTCAGGCCGACCGCGTGTCTATGGCCGACGCCGCTCTGGCTTTGGGACAACGACTCCGGCAAAGGCAAGGGGTCGGGCCCGTGGCAGACGCTCGAGGTGCGCGCCTGGATGGAGAAAATGAAGATCCAAAGGCACTATGTCATGACCGAGGGCTTGATTCGGATCGAGTGAGGCAGCAACGCCTTTGCCTCACCCCGGGGACTGAACATGCGGGCCTTCTGGCCAACCCCGGTCGCCCGGGCCAGGCGGGTGACAAGAAGGATTGCGATGCAGCTGCAGATCTGGCGCGGGTTGCACTACTGGTGCGGCCTTAGCAGTTCAGTTCCGAGACGACGCCGTGGGCGCCGTAGTCGTCGTTGTGCTTGCCGTTTTGCCACAGGGTGAAGTTCTTCAAGATGGAGCCGTCGATAAACTCGCGCAGGATGGAATTATCGGGTACGAGGTCCTCGTTGATGGGCAAAAACCACTGCAGAAAAGAAAGCAGGCGCTTGGCTTCGATGTATTCGGGGGTGCCAAAGACGACCTGGCGCAGCAGTGGCTCAGCCAGCATTCGAATGGCCGAGAGCTCATAGACCAAGGCGGAGTTGAACATCACATCCGCATTCTCCTGGTAGGCAAAGATGTGTTTTTTCTCTCCGCGCCCGACCGATTCCCAGTGACCGATGGTCTGCTGGGCGGTGTAGCCGCGGTCGCGGGCGTCGCGGATGATTCGGCGGAGCAAACGGGTGTCCGTGGTGGAGATGCGGTTATGGCGGTCCAGGTTCAACTGGGTGAGGCAGGAGACGTAGATGCGGGTGGTCTGGCGCGGGGACAGGCCCGGCAACAGGCGCGGATTGAGGCCGTGGATGCCTTCGAGAATGACAAGCTGGCCCTTTTCGAGCTTCACGAAGTCGCCGGGCTCGCTGCGACCGAGGGGAAAGTTGAACCTGGGCAGTTGCACTTCCTGGCCGGCGATCAACTGCTGGAGGTCAGACTGGAGCCGCGCAGTGTCCAACGCCCCGAGCGCTTCGAATTCGTAGGCGCCCTTCTCGTCCTTGGGGGTCTTCTCGCGGTCCAGGAAGTAGTTGTCCAGTTCGAGCGGGAAGGGCGAAATGCCCTGCGCCAACAGTTGGACGGCGAGGCGCTTGGAAAAGGTGGTCTTGCCGGAGGAAGAGGGCCCGGCTACCAGAACAATGCGTGCGTCCTTGGAACGCTCCATGACAAAACGGGCGATCTCGGCAATGCGATGCTCGTGCAGGGCTTCGGAGATGAGAATGAGTTCGCTGACGCGCTTGTTCTGGATGGCGGTGTTTAACGCGCCCACGTTTTCAATGCCAAGCCGGATAAGCCAATTGTTGTATTCGAGGAAGGTGGCGAGCAACTTCTTGGAATCAGGCAAGGGCCGCAGCTCATTGGGTGTGTTGCGGCGGGGAAAACGCAGAGCGAAGCCGTCGCCCATCGGGGTGAGGGCAAACCAGCGCACGTAACCGGTGGCGGGCACCATGAAGCCGTGGTGGTAGTCGCAGCGGTCGCGCAACGTGTACAGCACCAGTGTGTCCTTGCGGCGGAACTTGAGGAGCTGAACCTTCTCGTCCTGTCCCTTGGATTGGAAGTAGTCAATGGCTTCCTGCAAGGGCACGACCTTCCGCTCGAAGGGCAGATCGGCTTTGACCAGCTCTTTCATGCGAGACTCGACCGCGGCCAACTCTTCCCGCGAAAGCGGAGGGCGGCCGATGACCGAGCAATAGAAACCGCCCGAAGAGAGTGAGTGGTCAACGGAGATGTCCGCCGCAGGGAAGACATCCTCGAAGGCGGCCTCCAGCAGAAAGGTGACTGAGCGGCGGTAAATGCCCGAGCCGTCGGGGTCGGACATCCGAACGAGCTGCGCGCGGGAGTCCAGTTCGACCGGGTGCGTCAGCTCGCGCAATTCGCCGTTGACGACCGCGCCAACAATCAGGTCGTTGGTATTCCATTCCGGCAGGCACTTTAGAAAGGCGGCAATGGGCCGTTTGCGCGGCCCGCAGAGAATCCGGCCATCAGGCAGGACCACTTCGACGGTGGGACGGGGGACATCTGTTTGGTAGATATCGTTGGGAGATTTCATCATTGAACGGAGTCAGCGCGGCACGGAAAGGATGAGCAAAATCAGGCAGCCCGCGCGGCTGCGGTCAGGCGCCGGCCGACGGGGACACAAGCAAAAAGACCGCCGTTTCCACGGGTCATTATCATCAGAATCACGCGAACATTGGTAAACCACGCAGCACTAGAGAGCAAGTCGTAAGCCGAAATTGGGCCCGGCTGGCCCGGTCATGCGGCTGGACTCAGAAACCGAGGCTTATGACTAGCCAGACTTGCGCTACTCACCTCTGAAAGCGGTGATCTTGGGGGTGGGAGCAGACGCAAGTCGTTGTGGCAGAAAGCCTTTCGATTGCAAAGAGGCTGCAGGGCAGACCTAAGCTCTTCCCCTTGGCAGTTTGGCACCTACGATAGGAGGCCGTCATCCATCTCAAGTGTCATTGTCGGCGCAAGGACGGGAAAGAGCATCGTTAGTGCAAGAGCACGCCGGTTTACTGACATCCGCACTCACAGTGGCCTTTCCGCCCTGGCTAATTCCTTGTGTCTCCGCCACTTGCGGCTGGAGGCGAGGATCGGGCCTCGGACCAGGCCAGCCCGTATGCCTGAAGGCGCGCGGGGATCTTGCGCGGGATTGGATCGGGTTGCCGGCGTGTTGCCCCGGTGTTGATAGCATGATTGGAGCATGATTGGAGCATGATTGGAGCATGATTGGAGCATGATTACTCCATGATTGGGCCTTGATTGCCCTGTCCCGGACCTCCTCAGCCCAGGGGCGCTTCCCGACTGCGCCTGGCTGGTATTTATAGTCCAACTCCGCCCAATTGTCGAATGAAAAGTCCTATAGAAGCGTCACGTCCAGCGCAATTCGGCAAAGGTTGCTTGAACTAATTCGGCATGTCCGGCATAAACGGGTCGTTTAGCACAACAAGCAACCGAAGGAATGATTATGGCCATCGCCGCAGACAATGACTCCCCCATGCCCCGCCGCAAGTTTCTCAAGCTCTCCGCCGCAACTGTCGGCACAGTCGGCAGCTTGGGCGCTGCGTCCGCGGCCCCGGCCGGGCAAGGTCCAGCGGCCCAGTCACCGGGGCTGCGCACCACACGCGCGGTGGGCCGGCGCGGGCGGCGCGCCTACGACGGGTCGTATTCCGGCGAATTCCTGAACCAGGTGGCGTTTCCATTGGGTGGCATTGGGGCAGGCATGATCTGCTTTGAAGGGACTGGGGCACTCTCGCATGTTTCATTGCGCAATCGGCCCGACATTTTCAACGAGCCTTGTATCTTCGCGGCCATTTCGGTCCAGGGCAAACGGCCCGCGGCCCGTGTCCTGGAAGGGCCCGTGCCGACCCGCAAGCTCTACGGGCCGCAAGGTTCAGGGAACGGGTCGGGAGGGACCACCTATGGCCTGCCCCGGTTTGCCAATGCCACTTTCAAGGCCCGCTTTCCGTTCGGTGTGCTGACACTTGCGGACCCCCAGGTTCCGCTAGGCGTCGAAGTCACGGCCTGGAGCCCGTTCGAGCCCGGCGACCCGGACAATGCCAGCCTGCCGGTGGCCGCGTTGGAATACCGGTTCACCAACCGCAGCAAGAGTCCGATCGAGGCCGTGTTCTCTTTCAATTCCAAGAACTTCATGGCGACAGGCAACAACCCGCAGGCGGTGCGGCCCATTGCGGGCGGTTTCATCCTGTGGGGCGGCGGGGCGAAGGGCAATCCGTGGGAAGAAGCCGCTTTCTCCGCAACAGTGTCCGAACCTGGGGTGAAAGTGAATCACGCCTGGTTCCGCGGCGGCTGGTGGGATGCGCTAACCCTGGCTTGGAAAGACGTGGCCGATGGGGCGTGTTACGACTGCGCGCCGTTGACCGAGGGCGGCCCGAGCCCCGGCGGGAGTTTGTTCGTTCCGCTGCAGCTTGGCGCCGGTGCATCGAAGTGCATCGTGTTGCGGTTGGCGTGGTTCGTGGGGCAGACCAACCTGCGCTTCGGCAAAGATCCGGCCGAGCTCAAGCTGGAGCCGGGCCAGCGGGATAACTACCGCCCCTGGTACGCCGGGCGGTTTACGGAAATCAACGGGGTGACATTCTATTGGCGCGACCATTATGATGAGTTGCGCCAGAAGGCCAGCCGGTTCTCGGATTGCTTCCATGACTCCACCCTGCCGCCCGAAATCACCGAAGCCATCGCTGCAAACCTGACCATTCTCAAGTCGCCAACGGTCATGCGCCAGACCGATGGCCGGCTTTGGGGCTGGGAAGGCTGCAAGGACAACACTGGCTGCTGCGCTGGTTCCTGCACGCACGTCTGGAATTACGCTCAGGCCATCCCGCACCTCTTCCCGAGCCTGGAGCGGACGTTGCGCGAGACCGAGTTCGGGCCGTCGCAGAACGACGCCGGGCACCAGCAATTCCGCAGCGCGCTGCCGATTCGGCCATTGGAACACGACTTCCATGCCGCCGCCGACGGACAACTCGGCGGCATCATGAAGGTGTTCCGCGACTGGCGGATCAGCGGCGACACTGAATGGCTGCGCGGGCTCTGGCCGAAGGTCAAGCGCAGCCTGGATTATTGCATCCAGACCTGGGACCCCGGGCACAAGGGTGTGTTGGAAGAACCCCACCACAACACTTACGACATCGAGTTCTGGGGAGCGGACGGCATGTGCACCAGCTTTTACCTGGGCGCATTGCAGGCCGCGACCATTATGGGCAAGGCCCTGGAGAACGAGGTCCCGCTATATGCCGAGTTGCTGGCCGCCGGCATCCGCAAGACGGAGTCCGAGCTGTTTGACGGGGAGTATTTCATTCAGCGCATCGAGTGGAAGAACCTGCGCGCCCAGAGCCCGCTGGAGAACAAAAGCATGGTGGGAAGCTACTCGCCGGAAGCGGTCGCCCTCCTGGAGAAAGAAGGGCCGAAATACCAGTACGGCACCGGCTGCCTGGCCGATGGTGTGCTCGGTTCCTGGATGGCGCTGGTCTGCGGGGCCGGCCAGGTGCTCGCGGCGCCGAAGGTCGCCAGCCACCTGCGGGCCATCCACAAGTATAACCTCAAGCACGACCTCTCCGACTTCGCCAATCCTCAGCGGCCGACTTACGCTTGTGGCGCTGAAGGCGGCCTGGTCCTCTGCACCTGGCCGAAGGGGGGGGAGTTGGCACTGCCCTTTGTTTACTCCAACGAAGTCTGGACCGGCATCGAATACCAGGTCGCCTCGCACCTGATGCGGATGGGCCTGGTGCGGGAAGGGCTCGAGGTCGTGCGCGTGTGCCGCGACCGCTACGACGGCCGCGTGCGCAATCCGTTCAACGAATACGAGTGCGGGCATTGGTATGCCCGGGCGATGTCCTCCTACGCCCTGCTGTTCGGCCTGAGCGGCGCGCGCTATGACGCTGTGGACAAGGTGCTTCATCTTGAGCCCCGGATTGCAGGCGACTTCCGCTGCTTCTTCTCCACGGCTACCGGCTACGGCACCGTCGGCGTGCGAAAGGGCAAACCGTTCTATGACGCGAAGGTCGGGACACTGGATATCCGCGAACTCAGGTACGTGAAATACGGCTGAGTTGCCTCTGTCCAAATTGACGTCCCCAACTTAGGCCGCTAAGTTGTGCCTGATGACTGTGTCAACGGTAGTTAACCCGGTCGGCGTAGATCGCTTCCCGCTGCGTCAACCAATGCCGAAAGCGCAATTGGATGCGCTGTCGCGAGAGATCCTGGTGCTCAAGAAGCAACTGAACGCAGTCATTCTGGCCCATAACTACCAGGTGCCCGAGATCCAGGATATCGCCGACTACGTGGGCGATTCGCTGGGTCTTTCACAGCAGGCCGCCCTGACCAAGGCCGACGTGATCGCCTTTTGCGGCGTTCATTTCATGGCCGAGACGGCCAAGATACTCAGCCCGGCCAAGATCGTGGTCCTGCCGGACAAGGACGCCGGTTGCTCGCTCGAAGAGGCCTGCCCGGCAGACAAGCTGGCCGAATTCCAGAAGACCAATCCCAACTTCTACACCGTCACCTACATTAACTGCAGCGCGGCGGTGAAGGCGCTCAGCGACGTGATTTGCACCAGCGGAAACGCCGTCAAGATCGTCAACGTCGCTCCAAAGGGCAAGGACCTCCTGTTCGTGCCTGACGAAAACCTCGGCCAATGGGTAATGGAGCAGACGGGGCGGCCAATGACGCTGTGGCGGGGCAATTGCTATGCGCACGTGGAGTTCCGGCGCGAGAGCCTGCTGCGCGCGAAACAGTCTTACCCGGAAGCAAAGGTGGTGGCGCATCCCGAGAGCCTGCGCGAGGTGCGGGAACTGGCCGATTCGGTGTGCTCGACCGAGAAGATGATTTCCTATTGCCGAACTGCCCCGGCGAAGCAATTCATTGTGGTGACCGAGTCTGGCATCATTCACCGGTTGCAGAAGGAGTGCCCGGGCAAGGAGTTTGTATGCGCGCCTGTCTTCGATGCGATGCGCGCCCCGACGGATCCGTGCCGCTG
The nucleotide sequence above comes from Candidatus Paceibacterota bacterium. Encoded proteins:
- the nadA gene encoding quinolinate synthase NadA, which translates into the protein MPKAQLDALSREILVLKKQLNAVILAHNYQVPEIQDIADYVGDSLGLSQQAALTKADVIAFCGVHFMAETAKILSPAKIVVLPDKDAGCSLEEACPADKLAEFQKTNPNFYTVTYINCSAAVKALSDVICTSGNAVKIVNVAPKGKDLLFVPDENLGQWVMEQTGRPMTLWRGNCYAHVEFRRESLLRAKQSYPEAKVVAHPESLREVRELADSVCSTEKMISYCRTAPAKQFIVVTESGIIHRLQKECPGKEFVCAPVFDAMRAPTDPCRCSECKFMKLNTLEKLRDCMKNLSPRIELPAEIIRRAQAPIQRMLEISAR
- a CDS encoding GH116 family glycosyl hydrolase yields the protein MAIAADNDSPMPRRKFLKLSAATVGTVGSLGAASAAPAGQGPAAQSPGLRTTRAVGRRGRRAYDGSYSGEFLNQVAFPLGGIGAGMICFEGTGALSHVSLRNRPDIFNEPCIFAAISVQGKRPAARVLEGPVPTRKLYGPQGSGNGSGGTTYGLPRFANATFKARFPFGVLTLADPQVPLGVEVTAWSPFEPGDPDNASLPVAALEYRFTNRSKSPIEAVFSFNSKNFMATGNNPQAVRPIAGGFILWGGGAKGNPWEEAAFSATVSEPGVKVNHAWFRGGWWDALTLAWKDVADGACYDCAPLTEGGPSPGGSLFVPLQLGAGASKCIVLRLAWFVGQTNLRFGKDPAELKLEPGQRDNYRPWYAGRFTEINGVTFYWRDHYDELRQKASRFSDCFHDSTLPPEITEAIAANLTILKSPTVMRQTDGRLWGWEGCKDNTGCCAGSCTHVWNYAQAIPHLFPSLERTLRETEFGPSQNDAGHQQFRSALPIRPLEHDFHAAADGQLGGIMKVFRDWRISGDTEWLRGLWPKVKRSLDYCIQTWDPGHKGVLEEPHHNTYDIEFWGADGMCTSFYLGALQAATIMGKALENEVPLYAELLAAGIRKTESELFDGEYFIQRIEWKNLRAQSPLENKSMVGSYSPEAVALLEKEGPKYQYGTGCLADGVLGSWMALVCGAGQVLAAPKVASHLRAIHKYNLKHDLSDFANPQRPTYACGAEGGLVLCTWPKGGELALPFVYSNEVWTGIEYQVASHLMRMGLVREGLEVVRVCRDRYDGRVRNPFNEYECGHWYARAMSSYALLFGLSGARYDAVDKVLHLEPRIAGDFRCFFSTATGYGTVGVRKGKPFYDAKVGTLDIRELRYVKYG
- a CDS encoding nucleoside kinase — translated: MMKSPNDIYQTDVPRPTVEVVLPDGRILCGPRKRPIAAFLKCLPEWNTNDLIVGAVVNGELRELTHPVELDSRAQLVRMSDPDGSGIYRRSVTFLLEAAFEDVFPAADISVDHSLSSGGFYCSVIGRPPLSREELAAVESRMKELVKADLPFERKVVPLQEAIDYFQSKGQDEKVQLLKFRRKDTLVLYTLRDRCDYHHGFMVPATGYVRWFALTPMGDGFALRFPRRNTPNELRPLPDSKKLLATFLEYNNWLIRLGIENVGALNTAIQNKRVSELILISEALHEHRIAEIARFVMERSKDARIVLVAGPSSSGKTTFSKRLAVQLLAQGISPFPLELDNYFLDREKTPKDEKGAYEFEALGALDTARLQSDLQQLIAGQEVQLPRFNFPLGRSEPGDFVKLEKGQLVILEGIHGLNPRLLPGLSPRQTTRIYVSCLTQLNLDRHNRISTTDTRLLRRIIRDARDRGYTAQQTIGHWESVGRGEKKHIFAYQENADVMFNSALVYELSAIRMLAEPLLRQVVFGTPEYIEAKRLLSFLQWFLPINEDLVPDNSILREFIDGSILKNFTLWQNGKHNDDYGAHGVVSELNC
- a CDS encoding MBL fold metallo-hydrolase; this encodes MFKLLRLWVLLLEATVMAGGLAWGAEHDSRGPSGTTFVLWQLPNQTHSQIMSYVLRTVGGKVIVLDGGTSGDAAYLKGFLAALGNEVEAWFITHAHDDHFGALTQLAGDKEAPRIKKIYGSLPTLEWVAATGYGAQDAKPYEQFLETLRKANQPILELSPGQEMVMDRLRFEVLGVRNLEITNNAINNSSLVLRVSDKAKSVLFTADLGVEGGRKLLNSPLAGRLRADYVQMAHHGQTGVDEAFYRAVRPTACLWPTPLWLWDNDSGKGKGSGPWQTLEVRAWMEKMKIQRHYVMTEGLIRIE